DNA sequence from the Rubripirellula tenax genome:
TCACGTCGAAGATCGACGCGACTTCCGCTACCCAACCATCATGCAACTCAACGCTCCCGCTCCATCGCTTCTTGTCGTCGATGATGATCCGCTGATCTTGCAAGTGATGAAGCTCTGCCTTCCCGAACCCGACTACCGCGTTTACACGGCCGAAAACGCGGCCGATGGACAATCGCTGTTCGCCAAGCATGCACCCGACGCTGTTTTGTTGGACATCCAAATGGCTAGGCAATCGGGGCTCGCCGCGCTGCAAGAATTTCGCGAACTCGACCCACGAGTTCCCGTAATTCTGATGACCGGACACGGCACTGCCGAGATCGCAATCAGTGCGATGAGTGGCGGTGCATTCGAGTACATTACTAAACCCTTCGAGCCCGATGACATCCTGCCCCTGATCGACTCGGCCATCGAAACCAGTCGCATGGCCCGACTGCCTGCCGTGCTGCTAAGCGATAACCGCGTCACCAACAACACCGATGCCGCCGGCGATCGAGTTCTGGGCCAATGCCCGGCCGTGGTTGAAGTGTTTCGTTCGATCGGCCGGGTTGCCTCGCAAGACGTCGCCGTACTGGTGCTTGGCGAAACCGGAACCGGCAAAGAGGTTGTCGCCCGCGCGATCTATCAACACAGCAAGAGGCACGACCAAGTCTTTCACGCAATCAACTGCGCCGCGATCCCCGAAAACCTACTCGAAAGCGAACTGTTTGGCCACGAGAAAGGGTCTTTCACGGGCGCGGACCAGCGGCGGATCGGCAAGTTTGAAACCTGCAATGGCGGCACGTTATTCTTGGACGAGATTGGCGACATGACGCCGCTGATGCAATCCAAGATGCTGCGAGTCCTACAGGAAAAAGAATTTGAGCGAGTCGGCAGCAGCAGATCGATCAAGACGGATGTGAGAATCATCGCCGCCACGAACCGCGACCTTGATGCGGCGATGGCCGATGGCAGTTTCCGCAGCGACTTGTTTTATAGACTCAACGAGTACACGATCCGATTGCCTGCGCTGCGCGATCGCGGCGATGACGTTCCGATGATGACGGATTACTTCTTTCGCACCTTCGCAAACCAACTCGGTAAAGACTTCCGTTCGATCGCCCCCGAAACGATGCGGCGTCTGACGTCGCACACGTGGCCCGGCAACGTGCGTGAACTGCAAGGCGTCGTCAAGCAGACGCTGCTCAAAGCCAGCGGTCCCTTGATCGTCCCCGCATTCTTGCCGATCGGCTTGGGCGAATCCAAGTCCGGCGTTGATCTCGATGGACAGGGCCGACAAAGCTGGACCGATGACCTATCTCTTGAACTGGCCCGTCTACTCGAAAGCGGATCCCATTGCATTAGCGACGAAATGCACAATCAGGTCGACCGAGTCCTGCTGCAAGGCGTGCTCAAAGCGACGGGAAACAACATCAGCGAAGCCGCTGCCCGCTTAGGCATCAGCCGCCCGACCCTACGAAACCGCATCCGATATCTCGGGTTGCAGTCATAACGAATTCCGTCCACGCACTCTAGCAGCCTGCTGAAAAATGGGCCTGACCCTTTGGAGACGTTGCTGCAACATTGTGAATTCGAAACGTCGGAGAAGGTCAGCCCCCTTTTTCAACACGTCGGCACGCTAGCCGATCAACTCGCGGACCACGCGTGCTTCTTCGACGCCCGTCAACCGCTGATCGAGTCCCTGAAAACGGTACGTCAATCGTTCGTGGTCATAGCCCAACAGGTTCAAGACGGTGGCATGAAAATCGCGAATGTGCAGCGGGTCGCGGACGATGTTGTACGAGAACTCATCCGTCTCGCCGTAAATCTGGCCCGCGTTCGTTCCGCCGCCCGCCATCCACATCGTGAAGCAGCGTGGGTGGTGATCGCGGCCGTAATTTTCGGTCGTCAATTTTCCTTGCGTGTAGATGGTTCGACCAAATTCTCCACCCCAAATCACCAACGTGTCGTCCAACATACCGCGTTGCCTCAGGTCTTCCAGCAAGGCATAACACGGTTGGTCAACATCCTTGCACTGGCTTGGCATTCGTCCACCAACATTGGCGTGGTGGTCCCAGTTGTTGTGATAGATCTGGACAAACCGCACACCCCGCTCTGACAAGCGACGCGCCATCAATGCAGCGTTGGCGAACGAGCCCGGTTTCTTCGCTTCTTCACCGTACAAGTCGAACGTTGCTTGCGATTCTGATTCGATATCCGTCAATTCCGGCACACTAGCCTGCATACGAAACGCCATTTCGTATTGTTGGATCCGCGTATGAGTTTCGCTGTCGCCGACCGCCTCTAAATTCATTCGATTCAAAGCGTTGATGCCTTCAATCGACCGCCGACGCAGCCCATCGGGAACGCCGGGCGGATTATTGATGTAAAGAATCGGGTCGCCGCTGCTGCGGAAAGAAACACCCGAATGCTCGCCCGGCAAATAGCCTGCGTTCCAAAGCCGAGCCGAAATCGATTGCTCCTGTTCCCGATTGCTGGGGATCGCCACCAGAACGACAAACGACGGCAAATTTGCGTTGATCGAACCCAATCCATAGGACGCCCACGATCCGAGACACGGACGACCGGTCACCTGGTTGCCCGTCTGCATCGCCGTGATGGCCGGCTCGTGGTTGATCGCTTCGGTATGCAAACTGCGCATCCAACAAATTTCGTCCGACTTTTTCGACAACCACGGCAACAGTTCCGAGTTCATCCACATGCCGTTGCTGCCGTACTGCTTGAACGAGTACTTTGACGGCGCGATTGGAAACCGCGATTGACCACTGGTCATGGTCGTCAATCGTTGCCCTTGGCGGATCGACTCGGGCAAGTCTTTGTCGAAGTAGTCCTTCATCCCCGGCTTGTAATCGAACAAGTCCATTTGCGACGGACCACCGACCATGTGCAAATAGATGACCCGCTTCGCCTTCGGCGCAAAATGAGTCGGCACGGCACCCATCGCAGGTGAAACCGTGGGCTGGCTGTCGGCAAACGCACGTGGGCCACCCATCAGCGACGCCAGCGCGGCGGTCCCAAGCAGGTGCTTTCCGCCGGCCAAAAACTGGCGACGCGTCCGAAGCAGATCAGCCTGTTTTGAGATGGCAATCTGGGATGGGGTCATGAAATTTCCTGCAATCACTTGTTGAGCGTTTCGTCTAAGTTCAGGATCTCGTTGCACGTCATCGTCCAGGCGGCAAGCGTTGTCGACGAGATCGAAGCGTCCGCTACCGAATCACCAACGGCAATCAGTCGCTTGGCATCATTGGGGTTTGCCGAAAAATGTTCGACGTAGGCGGCATGATTCGCCATCACGACGAGCGTCTCGTCCGGTCGAAGTGCTCGACTAAGCACCGTTAACGCGATTCGCTCGATCGTTTCATTCGAATCCACCGTTTGACTCAATGAATTCTGTGCCAAGTTGCGAGCCGCTTCGATGTACTCGGGCGCATTGAGCGTCACCAAAGCTTGCAGCGGAGTATTCGTCCGTTCCCGCCGGACCGTGCAGACTTCGCGGTTGGGCGCATTGAATGCCTCCAACCCCGGCGGCGGCGACATTCGCTTCCAAAACGTATAGATTGATCGCCGATAAAGTTCCGCGCCCTCGTCGACTTGATAGTCACGCGTGTTGCTGCCTCCTAGACCGACCATGTTCCACAAATTGTCCGGTTGATAGGGGCGTGTTCCCGGGCCAAACATCTTGCGAGACAGCAACCCGCTGGCGGCCAACGCCGAGTCACGAATCACTTCGGCGTCCATTCGAAAACGCGGGCCGCGAGAAAGTAAAAAATTGTCGCGGTCTTTCTCTCGTTTTTCATCCGTCGTGACGGCGGCTTGGCGATACGTCGCCGACATCAAGATTTGCTTAAAGAATCGTTTCACATCCCAGCCGTTTTCGACAAAATCGATCGCCAACCAATCCAGTAACTCGGGATGCGAAGGCGGAGATCCCATGACGCCGAAGTCTTCGGTCGTCGTGACAATGCCCGAACCAAAAATTTCTTGCCAGAACCGATTCACTGTCACTCGCGGGGTCAACGGGTTCGTCGGATCGACCGTCCACATCGCCAAGCCCAGGCGGTTTTGCGGCGCGTCGTCCGCGATCGGATGCAACGATTCCGGCGGCGCGGCAGCGACCTGGTCACCGATCATCGTGTAATCGCCGCGCATCAAGATATTCGCCATCGCGGGCTGGCCGCTTCGTTCGGCCTGGACCAGCGAAATCGGGCTGCGGTCCCGAATCGATTGTCGCTCGGCCTCGAGGTCGGCGATCAACGCGGACAAGCGATTGAATTCGGCGTCGTGTCGATTGAGGAAATGTTCCTGAAGCATCGCTTGCTGTTTTTCCGATCGATCCCCTTTGGCAATGGAAATGATGGTCGCCAATTGATCGCTGATTCCAAGATCCTCGGCCTGCTCGGACGAAAGTTCGCGATCGAAAAGGTAGACGTCGCGGATCGATCCGTTGTGGACGTCGCCGGTGCTCCTTTGACCGACTCTCAGCGGCGTTTCGGTCTGGATATTAACAGCTGCTTTTTCGGAATCGCTATCATCTGACTTTTTCCCCTCCGGCGCGATCGTCTCCATGTCGACCGTCGTGAGCTGCTTCTTACCGTCCATGTAAATTTGGATGCCGGCAGCGGTCGCCGAACCGTCGTAGGTGATACAGACATGATGCCAACGATCCTTTTCGACGACTCGATCCTTTGTCGTGACCTTGATGGCTGCATCGGGCCAACGATCGATCAAATGCATCGCCATCTTTCCACCGGCAAGGAAGACGTCCCAACCGCGGTAGTGGTTTTCCAGATCCATCTTCGCCACCAAGCCGGCACCGCCGCTATGGGGATTGTCGCTTCGAAACCACGTGGCCACCGAGAACGGTTGGTCAATGGCGAAGTCGCCAAGCGATCCTAACGAAACGTTTTGCTTGGCTTTGAACTGGGCCGCGGTACCAAAGCGGTCATCGGCCGTCCACTTAAGCTTCGCAAATGATTCGCGCTGGTTTTCTTCGGCTTCGTCGTGAAGCGGCAATTGAACGATCGGATCCGCCGCAACGTTGTCTCGGAAGGACTGGGGCGTCAAAGTGGACTCCCATTTGACAAACTCGTCGGTGCTAGCACTCTGACGGGTTTGTCGCTGTTCGCTCGCCGTTTCCAGCTCCGCGTCGATCACTTCCCATCTTGGGATGTCCTCGGCGGACGGGATGGCAACGAATGGGCCACCGCCGTCTTTTTGATCCGTATCCATTGCGGGTTGGGTCGTGTTGCGGAAGTAGGCCGCCAATGCGTAGTAGTCCTTCGCGCTAATCGGATCGAACTTGTGATCGTGGCACTGGGCACAATTCGTCGTCAAACCCAAGTACACCCACCCGAAAGTTTGAACGCGATCGGACGCGTACGCAGCCATGTTCTCGTCCGCAATCGTTCCACCTTCGTTGGTCGTCATCGAGCAGCGTTGGAATCCCGTCGCCGTCAATTGATCGATCGTTGGCGAAAGCAGTAGATCACCGGCGAGTTGCTCGATCGTGAATTGGTCGAAAGGCTGATTCGCGTTGAACGAACGGATGACCCAGTCGCGGTACGGCCAAATTTCGCGGTAGTTGTCACGGTGCATGCCGTGAGTGTCGGCATACCGAGCGGCGTCCAACCAGTATCGAGCTCGATGTTCACCCCAGCCTTGTTTCTGCATCAAGCGATCGATCGCGTCGGATACCGCTGCATCATCGCGTTTGGCAAAGTCTTCTACAAAATCGCTCGTGTCTTGTATCGACGGCGGAAGCCCCGTGATGTCAAAACTGAGCCGCCGAAACAACGAACGCGAGTCGGCCGGCGGCGCCGGTGCAAGCCCTTGTTCACGCAACCGATCCAGCACAAATGCGTCGATCGGATTCTTTTGCCACGGATCATCGATGCTGATCGCCGGCGGTTGCTTTTTGACCGGCGGAACGAATGCCCAATGTTTCGCGTACTCAGCGCCTTCGGCGACCCATCGAACTAGCATCTCCCGCTCGTCCGGCGTCAGCGACTTGTGGCTGTCCGGCGGCGGCATGACGATGTCAGCATCGTCGGTCACGATTCTTGCAACCAACTCACTTGCATCCGGATCGCCCGGTTCGATCGCGCCAGATTCGATTGCCGAATCACGAAGGTCCAATCGCAAATCGGCTTCGCGACTATCACCGTCCTGTCCGTGACAAGCAAAGCAATTCTCAGCTAGAACGGGACGCACATCTCGGTTGAAATCAATCGGCGCAGACGCACTCGCTTCCGTGGCAAGAACCAGAGTGAGTCCCGCGACAACGAAGCCGCGAACGACCACCGATGGACTCGCAAACGTAGGTGGGTTTGATAAAAGTGGTGTCACGATTGATGAGTGGTTTGCGGCAAACGAGATTGAAAATGGGCGTTCAATCCTGATGACCTGTGCCCTTTACACACACCTTATCGTTAAGGGACTTTTTTTCTTTCCAGATCTGGCAACAACAAGTTTCGTTTTTGCGTCGCGATCCGGTCGCCCACGCGTGACGCCTATCGATTTCGTCTTTTCGGTAACCCGCTGCGCAAGCGAGGGATCAACTAAGATCGAACTTCACTCGATGACGCAGTGAGTTGCTCCAAAACAAATACGTCGGGTTTCCGTCGAATCAACAAGCCGATCCGCGACATAGACAGAAACGGTCGGGCCGCGCGACGGATTTCTGCGTGGACCAACAACCGTAGTTCACTTGAGCTTGCTCAATCAAGAGAAGACGGCCAAGTGCGGAATCAAAAACAAGCGGCTTACCGCCGGCCGGGACGATGACGAGATGGAAAAGTCGTTTTCTGCCGGTAAGTCCCCGTGCAATCGCCCTGAAGAAAGACCAGCAATGACAAAACAAAGCGAGCGTCTGAGTCGTCACCAACTCAAACGCTCACAGGGTAGTCACTGATGCACCATCGACTCAACTATCTCTGGCAGGTTGTGTCTCCACAGAACCTGTTGCGTCTCACTGAGCAATCCCAGCAGCATCCGAGTCAGCAGTCGCGACAAGTAAACATCGCGAAACACCCTTCGCCATGCCAAAATTTCGGGGGTTCGGGAGGTGGTCCATGACCACACACCATCACCACGAAAAGGGAATTCCAAAACGAATTTGGAATCTACGATTGACCCTGATAAAGACCGTCGCTGACTAATTGTTCACGAACTGTTTTGCTGTTCATCGATCATCGATCATCGCTGGCTCTACTGATCTGCCTCAGTTGCCTGACCGCTCATCTCTGCTTCCATCCTTGCGTTATAGGCATCGTCTTCACCGACTGGCGTTGGCTTCCAATTCGGTGGCGGCTCGGCAACCGAGTTGACCTCTTTGCCACATCCAGCAATACCCAGACTGGCGACCAAGAGTGCGGCGACGAAAAACGATTGCAGCCTACGATTCAAGTTGTTGTTCACGAGATTCAATTCCAAATACAAAGGTAACAAAGGGGAACAAAAAGACAATCCGCATGGTAAGTTCCCATGCGGATTGTCGCACCCGAATTCTTTGAAGCAAAAAACGGCTCGAAGAAACTGGAACTACAGTTCTTCTTCGATCGTTTCTTTACCACGAACGCTTCCCAGCGCTCCCCACAAACCGAACGGGCTAGCTGCGCCTGGTTGGTTGTTGATGTCGACAGGAAACGCATTCTGGTTTCCGGCCTCGATCGAATCGGTGATGAATTTGACGGCTCCGTCGGCCATCAGAACGTGAGCACCACCTTGGTGACGACTGCTCATGCCGTGGACGCCTGGGTTCAAGTGGTTCTGGGCACACACCAATTTATTTGGGGGTTTGATGGTAAAGCACTGTGAGTACAGCGGTGCCATCGCGGCCCAAATCATTCCACGCGCTTCGACGCCCGACGAAACGGCAAGCCCGTCCTGCCAAAACTGCGGACGCAGCGGATCGATGTCCCCGTCGCAAAGATCGATATCGATCCCCGCCGCACTGTGCAGAACTCGCAACCGCTGGGCGCTGCGAACGTCGCGATCGCCGAGATCGGTAATGATTTCACCCATTGCAATCGAGTTGGACGTTCCATCGAGGATGTCCCGGAACTTGCTGCGGTGGTGAGTTCCGAAGACACCTCGCATCGAGGAGCGTCCGTCGGTTTGAACGCTTCCGCTGGTCGCCCATGTACCGTCGAACCAAGCAATCGGTCGGGTGCTACCCTGAGATTCCAGCGCCGGATTTCGCTGACCGTAGTAAGCATGCTTGCTGCTGTCACCACCACACACGGCGTAGTTCAAGCGACCGCGGCCGGGCAATCCGACGCCCGGATCGCTGGGACAACGGAACGTGACAACGTTTGTCAACCACGGAATGTACGCCGCACCGTTGGGTGCCGACGGCGACGGCCCCATGGCGTTATACTGTTCGCCGGCATCTATCGTGCCGTTATTGTTGGTGTCCTGCCACAACGGGTTGGAAATCTGCTCCCACAACGCTTGTTGCTCGCAAAACGGCAGCATGCCCACGTGGGCGCTAAGGTTCATCGCGTTGGAATTGATCCAATTGGACCACTTCACTGCCCAGCCCGGTGCGCCAGGACCAGCGTAGATCGGTCCTACAGCAGGACCTCGCTCGATCGTCCCAGACCCGTGCATGGGGAATTGCTTGTAGGCCGAATGATAATTGTGCAGCGCCAAACCGAGCTGCTTGAAGTTGTTGCTACAGCTCATTCGCCGCGCAGCTTCACGAGCCGCCTGAACAGCGGGCAGTAACAGCCCGACAAGCACTCCAATAATTGCAATCACCACCAACAACTCGACGAGCGTGAAACCGCTCTTCCTCGTTTTCGCCATCTGTGAATCTCCAAAAATACGGTATTACGAAATCAATTGGAGGCGACATCTCACCGCGTGTGGCGGAAAGCAGGCCCTCCAGGTAGCCATAATAGCGATCGATATTAAGAAAAACTTTCATTTTTGCGACATAAACATTTCAAAGCCACGTCAACGTCTCGCGAGCTTCCCCCCAAAGCAACTCCGCTAGACCTTCATCAAGCGAAGCCTGCAGTCTTGACTTCTTGAAGAACTCGAAAACCCGGCTCATCCGACGAAAGAGTGCGCGAAGGCAGAATGAACTTTGGCGGAGCTTCTGGACGAAAAAGAGTAGTCACGCCATCCTCTGTGGGAGATTTCTGAGGTCTTCCTTGGAAAACGGCATGTTTACCAGCCTGTGTATCAATCCTTCGCTATTCGTGGCTACCAGCAAACGCGGATAGGGTTCGTCCAAGGCGTGACGCGGTTCCATGACCAGTTTACTGAAGGAACGATCTGCTGCCCTGCCTGCCAAAGTAACGGTGTGTTGCGACGGGGAGCCAAACAGAGGGAATTCAAGGCTTCTCCCATTCACTTGAAAGCATCGGTGGTAGTGGCCGCGCTGCCTCGTATGGAGTGCCGTGATTGCGGAACCATTCGACAGATCGAAGTCGGTTTCGCCGACGCAGGCCGAACCTCCACCAAGGCATGGGCCAAGCACGCGTTGCAACTGACTCGCATTATGACGATCAAGTCCGAAATGCACAAAACCGCCACGAAATAAGATAGCCTTCGGCCGCCGCGGGAGATGCTCGATTTGCTTTCAAAATTTTTTAATCGCCTCACAATTCAGAATTCAGTTTCACTTGCTTTTAAATCCATGGATTCGTTGCATCAATCCGGTGGCGCGAGATGCAGTAGGTCACAATTGGAGCAGTAGTCGAATCACGAGTTTTTGAAGCGGCGACGATACTCGCCGGGTGCACAGTCTTCGTGTCGTCGAAATGCTGTGACCAAGTGGGCGTCGGATCGATATCCGGTCATCGTCGCGATCTGCATCAAGCTGTATCGCGTTTGGGTCAGCATCAGGCGAATCTGGTCGATCCGAACGCGTTCAATTTCTTCGCGTGGGCTGCGGTTTAAAATAGCCCGGAAGCGTCGTTCCAAGGTGACACGAGAGATCGCGACCGCATCGGCGACTTGCTTGACACTGATGCCCTCGCACGCGTGTTCGCGGATGAAGTGGACTGCCGCCGCCACCTCCTGGTCGTCGATCGCCAACAAGTCCGACGAGCGCCGTACCGAAATACGGCGCGGTGGAATCAGAATTTGGCGATCCTGGATCGGTTCGCCGGCCATCAGACGATCGAGCGCCATCGCGCCTTCGAAACCCATTCGTTGCGTGTCCGGTTCGATGCTACTTAGCGGCGGATTGGCGAGCTCACAAATCACTTCATCGTCGTCCACTCCCAACACGGCCACTTCATCGGGTGCTCGACGCCCCGCAAGCGTGGCTGCCTGAAGCACCTGGCGACCACGGACATCGTTACAGGCAAAGATCCCGACCGGCCCAACCAAAGCCCGCAACCACTCGACCAACGCGGGTTCGGGCAGTTCCGCTTGAGCTTCGCGTTGAACGATTCCTCCTTTTATTTTCGACTTGAAGATCTCGTTTTCGACGGTTGCGTCGTAAACAAGCGGTGTGAGGTTCTGCGCTTCGCACAGACGCAGGAACGCGTCGCGCCGCTGGTCGGAAAAGAGCACGCCGTTGTATCCACAGTAGGCCAAACGCTGAAACCCTCGCTGGCGAAAATGCTCGAATGCCAATTCGGAACACGCCTCTGGATCCGTATCAAACATGACTCCGTTGGCGGGTACGACGACGCCTCGCAGATCAACGGTGGGGATTTTCAACTTGGCAACTGATTTGGCCAACGTTTCGTTCTCAATTCGAGCGATCACGCCGTCAAAGCGTTGGGCGTGCAAGAACGCCGGCACACGTTCTTCGAGACCTCGTTCGAGGTGCAACACCTGCCAAGGTCCGTGAGCCCGAATGTACGACGCGATGCCCATCAAGCATCCTCGCCCATAGGCACGAGACGACTCAACCAATAGCAGAATCTGCTTCGGCTCGATTGGGCTCTTCGTTTTCTTCGCGGCGGAATTGGACATAAAAACGCTCTGGCTGACGATAGATGCAGTTGCCGGACGAATGGTCCGGCAAATTTATCGTCAAAGATCAATGAATGGCGATACCGTAGCGGTGCATCGTTTCGGCAAGCTCAAAACTGGGCCCATACCGTCCACAGTCCCGTCACCAACATGGCGGCGGCCGAGAGCCAAAGCATGAAGTCCCACAACGCACCGGGCGTTAGTGATGGCGGGCACCGTTTGTATCGGAAATACAAAGCTGCGCCGGCCAACATCGGTAACATGATGCCTTGCGCGACGCCACTTAACAGCACCAACTGCGCCGGAGCGGGAAAAACCAAGTAAATCATCAAACACAGAATCGGAAATCCGCCGCTCAGCCAGCGGATCCACTTTGCCCTTGTCACGGCGTCATCGTCGATCAATCCGATCACTCGCATTGCATCCGAAAACGTACGCGCGTGTGACGCGTTGGCAACGAAAAAGGTCGAATACAGAACTGCGAAGGCGCCGAACAGAAAGATCGAGGACGCCCATGTTGAAAACACCGGTACGAACATGACCGCCAACGTTCGCACTAAATTGTCTTTCTCGGGATTCAATCCGACGCGGTGCAAAATGGCAGCGCCCAGCAGGTAAAAAGCAATCGTCGCAAACGTGTAGACGGCCATCGCGCCCCAAGCGTCGACCCGCATGACTCGCATCCATCCCGACGCGCGGGCGGCCCACTCGGGTGAACCATCATTCTTGCCCACGAAACGTGCATAGCCTTTTTCCAAGCACCAATACGGATAAACGACAAGCTCGGCCGCACCGACACCGATGATTCCAAACGTCGCTAGCGCCGTGCCAATCGGCCGGGCGTTGCCGCTGGCGGTCGGCAAATGGAATTTTAGACCGTTGATGAACTCAGAAAATCGGACGCGAAAATCAGGTTGGTCTTGCAACAAGAACAGGTTGACGACGGTCAACAAAGTGAAGGACGCGACCAATACGGTCGACAAGGACTGGATCATTCCGTAGCGACCGTTGTACAGAATCAAACTCGTAACGATCGCAATCACCGTCGCCCAAATCGCCGCGTCGGCCGTCGACGTGTTGTCACCATATTGCGATCGAAAGGCTTCCCATCGAGATTCGATTTCCGCATCCGTCGTTGTCGGTACGAAAGCTTCCTCGCCGGTTTCGCTGTTTCGATTCGCGAACCGTTCGAATTGCAGCAAGGTTTGGGCGTCGGCGATTTCGTTGTAGTCGGCTCCCGATTTCGTGATGGGCGCTCCGATCGCCAAGGCTTGGCCGACGCTGCCGACGATGCCGCCCAACTGGCTGATGCTGCACAACCACATCACCATCCAATACCACACCAACCAATTTCCACGACCGCGAAACCGCGGTCCGGGGACTTCGTCCAACGCCATCAACGTCGTTTTGCCGCTGACGATGGCGTAACGTCCGAATTCGACCTGTGCGAAAACTTTCACGACACAGCCCAACACGATCAGCCACAGCAAACTGAAACCGGCTTCGGCGCCCGTCTTGGTCGTCGCGATCAGTTCGCCGCTACCCACGATCGAACCGGCAACGATCAAGCCGGGGCCGACACATCGAATGATGTTCGGAATCCGCGTGGGCGGGTCCAACGTCGTTGACTCGTCAGTCGTTGATTCGGTGGTTTGAGACTTCGGCAACTTTGTCGGCGTTTCGGTCATGAGAATAGGAAACGATCTTGGTCGATGGGCGCATTACACCGACCGGAATCCGGATCGATGCGTCGCTTTGGGGGTTTCAAAGCGTTTTAACACGTTTGAGGCCCCCGCGTTGCAAAGCGGGGTGGTTGGCACCGATAATGATCCTCGGCGGATCGTTCGTCGTTTTACCATCCGGCCCCACCACTCGTACGCTCGACCCTCCGCTGCATGGCTGCATCACAAGCACTCGATACGACGATCGCGGTAGTCACACCCGAGAACATCGCGTTCGACTACCAATTGGCAGGGCCTTTCCGGCGATTGCCGGCTTACTTGATCGACCTGGCCGTTCGCTGGGTTTTGATTGTGATCGTCGTGTTGGGAATTTATTTGGTCGGTGGCTTGATCGACTTTCAACTGCTGGGCCCGTTCGCGACGGCGGCCGGCTTTCTGGTCTATTTCGGCATCAGTTGGTTCTATGGGACCGTGATGGAGACGGTTTTCAACGGCAGAACGATCGGCAAGTGGTCGGTCGGGATTCGCGCGATCGATACCGAAGGTCGCCCGATCAACGCGAAACGTGCGTTTCTGCGTAATCTGCTCCGCATCGCCGACTTGGCTCCCGTCGCCGCGCTGACCAGCTTTTCAGATGAAGTCCCCCCCGTGTTCATCATCCCCACCGGGATGATCGGATTGGCAACGATGCTGTTGACGCGCCGGTTGCAGCGACTTGGCGATTTGGCGGCCGGAACCATGGTCATTGTTGATGAACGCGCGTGGAGATTGCCGATCGCGAAGGTCGATGATCCGCGAGTCGCCGCGTTGGCTTCGTTTTTTCCGGGCGACTATCGAGTCTCACGCAGCATGGCAAGAACCTTGGCCGTGTACGCTGAACGCCGCCACTATTTGACGCCGGCTCGTCGCCGCGAAGTCGCGCGTCACTTGACCGTGCCGTTGATCGAACGGTTCGAATTTCGCGCCGACATCGATCCGGACTTGTTGATGTACGCGTTGTACTACAAAACGTTTCTGTCCGAGTCGTCGGCGGAACCACCTGATCTGGGTCCATTTGCCGGGTACAGCCCGCTTCTTCGTGACGCAGGAAAACCGGCGCCGGCCGATTCCACATCGACGTTACATCCGACTGCACCGGAGGTTTTTCAATGAACGTTGCCATCCTGCTTGAAAAACGGCGAGTGCAATGGTCGGAATTGGAAGCACTTTGTGACGCGATGGAGTCGCGAGGACGAACCGACAAAGCCGGCGCGGCTCATCATCGTGGCGC
Encoded proteins:
- a CDS encoding DUF1501 domain-containing protein, which codes for MTPSQIAISKQADLLRTRRQFLAGGKHLLGTAALASLMGGPRAFADSQPTVSPAMGAVPTHFAPKAKRVIYLHMVGGPSQMDLFDYKPGMKDYFDKDLPESIRQGQRLTTMTSGQSRFPIAPSKYSFKQYGSNGMWMNSELLPWLSKKSDEICWMRSLHTEAINHEPAITAMQTGNQVTGRPCLGSWASYGLGSINANLPSFVVLVAIPSNREQEQSISARLWNAGYLPGEHSGVSFRSSGDPILYINNPPGVPDGLRRRSIEGINALNRMNLEAVGDSETHTRIQQYEMAFRMQASVPELTDIESESQATFDLYGEEAKKPGSFANAALMARRLSERGVRFVQIYHNNWDHHANVGGRMPSQCKDVDQPCYALLEDLRQRGMLDDTLVIWGGEFGRTIYTQGKLTTENYGRDHHPRCFTMWMAGGGTNAGQIYGETDEFSYNIVRDPLHIRDFHATVLNLLGYDHERLTYRFQGLDQRLTGVEEARVVRELIG
- a CDS encoding DUF1553 domain-containing protein, translating into MTPLLSNPPTFASPSVVVRGFVVAGLTLVLATEASASAPIDFNRDVRPVLAENCFACHGQDGDSREADLRLDLRDSAIESGAIEPGDPDASELVARIVTDDADIVMPPPDSHKSLTPDEREMLVRWVAEGAEYAKHWAFVPPVKKQPPAISIDDPWQKNPIDAFVLDRLREQGLAPAPPADSRSLFRRLSFDITGLPPSIQDTSDFVEDFAKRDDAAVSDAIDRLMQKQGWGEHRARYWLDAARYADTHGMHRDNYREIWPYRDWVIRSFNANQPFDQFTIEQLAGDLLLSPTIDQLTATGFQRCSMTTNEGGTIADENMAAYASDRVQTFGWVYLGLTTNCAQCHDHKFDPISAKDYYALAAYFRNTTQPAMDTDQKDGGGPFVAIPSAEDIPRWEVIDAELETASEQRQTRQSASTDEFVKWESTLTPQSFRDNVAADPIVQLPLHDEAEENQRESFAKLKWTADDRFGTAAQFKAKQNVSLGSLGDFAIDQPFSVATWFRSDNPHSGGAGLVAKMDLENHYRGWDVFLAGGKMAMHLIDRWPDAAIKVTTKDRVVEKDRWHHVCITYDGSATAAGIQIYMDGKKQLTTVDMETIAPEGKKSDDSDSEKAAVNIQTETPLRVGQRSTGDVHNGSIRDVYLFDRELSSEQAEDLGISDQLATIISIAKGDRSEKQQAMLQEHFLNRHDAEFNRLSALIADLEAERQSIRDRSPISLVQAERSGQPAMANILMRGDYTMIGDQVAAAPPESLHPIADDAPQNRLGLAMWTVDPTNPLTPRVTVNRFWQEIFGSGIVTTTEDFGVMGSPPSHPELLDWLAIDFVENGWDVKRFFKQILMSATYRQAAVTTDEKREKDRDNFLLSRGPRFRMDAEVIRDSALAASGLLSRKMFGPGTRPYQPDNLWNMVGLGGSNTRDYQVDEGAELYRRSIYTFWKRMSPPPGLEAFNAPNREVCTVRRERTNTPLQALVTLNAPEYIEAARNLAQNSLSQTVDSNETIERIALTVLSRALRPDETLVVMANHAAYVEHFSANPNDAKRLIAVGDSVADASISSTTLAAWTMTCNEILNLDETLNK
- a CDS encoding sigma-54-dependent transcriptional regulator, with the protein product MQLNAPAPSLLVVDDDPLILQVMKLCLPEPDYRVYTAENAADGQSLFAKHAPDAVLLDIQMARQSGLAALQEFRELDPRVPVILMTGHGTAEIAISAMSGGAFEYITKPFEPDDILPLIDSAIETSRMARLPAVLLSDNRVTNNTDAAGDRVLGQCPAVVEVFRSIGRVASQDVAVLVLGETGTGKEVVARAIYQHSKRHDQVFHAINCAAIPENLLESELFGHEKGSFTGADQRRIGKFETCNGGTLFLDEIGDMTPLMQSKMLRVLQEKEFERVGSSRSIKTDVRIIAATNRDLDAAMADGSFRSDLFYRLNEYTIRLPALRDRGDDVPMMTDYFFRTFANQLGKDFRSIAPETMRRLTSHTWPGNVRELQGVVKQTLLKASGPLIVPAFLPIGLGESKSGVDLDGQGRQSWTDDLSLELARLLESGSHCISDEMHNQVDRVLLQGVLKATGNNISEAAARLGISRPTLRNRIRYLGLQS